The region CCCATCAGGTAAAATTCTCCTTAAAAAAAGATATTTTGGAGCTTTCCTCTGCCAATTTCGATATGGGCGGAGAGGCAAAGGAGAAAATCCCCTGCGATTACAAAAATGAGGATTTGGATTTAGGTTACAATGCCCTGTATATTCTGGATGCCTTGAAGCAGATAGATGGGGACGAGGTCATGTTTGAGCTGTCCACCCCGGTATCTGCCGGAATGGTCTATTCAACCCAGAAAAAAGAAGACGAAGAATATCTCTGCCTGATAATGCCTTTGAGGTTGGTGGAGTAGGAGAGTAGGAATAGGCAAGTCAGGGAAACCCGCCAAGGGCAGGTAGGAAATGCCTGTTCTGCGACGGAATGTGTCTCACAATCTCAAAAAGAGCAAATCATGAAACACTTAATTACAGTAATGTTCGTGCTGGGTTTTTCTCTTACTCAGCTCTCTTGTGCAAGGCATGAGGCTTTCGATGAAGTGCAGGTTCGGAAGTCCATTGAAGAGGCGAATGCTATGTATAGCGAAGCGATACGACAGGGTAATGTGGATGGCGCAGTTGCCTTGTACACGGATGATGCCACCATGGTCCCGCCTGACGGTGAGATAGTTAAGGGAAAACAGGCGATCGAGGAATTGTATAAGAAATTCTTCCAGATGGGAGTGAAAGATATCGTATTGACCACTATCGAAGTGGGAGGCAGAGGTGACATGGCATACGAGATCGGCAAGACTAAAGTTCGGATCCAGCCAGAAGGCCAAGCAACCATGACAGATTCCACTAAATATCTCGTCATCTGGAAACGTCAAGCCGACGCCACATGGAAGGTCCATGCAGACATTTGGAATGTCAGCGCGCCGATGGCTGGTAAGTGACGAACGCCATAAACGCTAATCTCATTCCCATGATCCTCGTGGGAAGGAGTTTCTGGGGTCAGTAGCCCGTAGATCTTATTGCCGGGTAGCTATCGCAACCCGACCTACAATCTGTCTGATAATGCCTCTAAGGTTGGTGGAATAGTTCAATATCTGAGAAGACTGTAATATATTGTCAATTATGGCCAGCAATTCGGATTC is a window of Candidatus Zixiibacteriota bacterium DNA encoding:
- a CDS encoding DNA polymerase III subunit beta, yielding HQVKFSLKKDILELSSANFDMGGEAKEKIPCDYKNEDLDLGYNALYILDALKQIDGDEVMFELSTPVSAGMVYSTQKKEDEEYLCLIMPLRLVE
- a CDS encoding SgcJ/EcaC family oxidoreductase, whose translation is MQVRKSIEEANAMYSEAIRQGNVDGAVALYTDDATMVPPDGEIVKGKQAIEELYKKFFQMGVKDIVLTTIEVGGRGDMAYEIGKTKVRIQPEGQATMTDSTKYLVIWKRQADATWKVHADIWNVSAPMAGK